In Anguilla rostrata isolate EN2019 unplaced genomic scaffold, ASM1855537v3 scaf0524, whole genome shotgun sequence, the sequence TTTGCCCTTCCACTCTGATTCTTGTTCTGCCTTCCTCTTTATGTcttccctgtctctcctctcttttttttccttctcttttttcttccactCTTCTAGCTCCATCCTTAAATGTTCTTCTTTGtctttcagctttttttcccGAAGCATTATTTCTTCATCTGCTTTGTGTCTCTGCTCTTCCATCTTCCTCCTCATCTCTTCCATCTCTGCTTCATGTTTTGCCTCCagcatctctttctctctctgcatttcttcctctttctcactcagTATTCTTTCGCACTCTTTCCTTATGGTACTTTCTGCCTCCTGGAACATCTCATTGGTGTAACAGCCTCCTCCATTCCTCTGAACCATCACGTCTATTTTATCCAGCAGCTCAGACACTTGGGTACAATTGCTCATGTCATTATTATTGAAGACATGAAACCTGTTTCCACAGTCTTGAATCAGATTGTGGATTACAGGGTCACCTTGTTGAATGAAACTTTCAATGGATTCATTTCTAAGATCATCCCCTCTTGTGAATATGACTATGGTGAACATTTCAGCCGCTTTACCAAAGGTGCTCTTAATGAGCTGCAATGTGTACTTCTCCTCCTCTGTGATTCTTCCAATCTGTAGCACTAGGAGAAACACATGAGGTCCTGGGGCCAACAAGGAGATGCATTTGGCTATTTCCTGCTGGATCTTCTCATCTGAAAATGATGCGTCAAAGAGACCCGGCGTGTCAACTACAGCAACACGCCTGCCAGCTACTTCCCCTTCTCCTTTCTTACAGCAGGTCGTCACTGATTTCATACTGATATGCGACTGGAACTCCTCCCTCTGCAGTATGGTGTTTCCTGTGGCACTTTTCCCATTTCCTGTCTTCCCCACGAGCACTATCCTCACACAATCAGAGCTCTGGTCTTTACCCCCAGCGCCTGCcaaataaagacacacagtACAAATCAGAGAGAAAATCCGGAGAATCAAGGCCATCATAAAAAGCCTTCTCAGGGGTGTCAAAGTCCTAAAGCACAGCAGTGTCAGCAGGTATTGTTTCCTTTAAATGAGCTGCCAGTGAAGACCTTGataacaaggtgtgtggactcatCAGCTAGTCAGTGATTAATCAATCTctggtgctgaaacacattGAATACCAGCAATCAACCGATTCCACCATCAACCAACCAGGAGTGCCTTTATCTGTATAAACAAATGATGAACCTCTCCACACTTGTCCACTGATATACCCTTATGAAGAAATGATGAACCTCTCCACTTACCCTGTGATGTGCCCTTAATACGTTCTTCTAATTCTCTGATcttcctgtccttctcctccagctcagtCTTGTGCCTGGCCTCCAGCTCTCGAACCATGACTGATTCTGGCTCCTTGAACATCTCACAGCTGAGGAAACCTCCTCCATTCTCCCCCACCATCTGCTCTATTTTCTCCATTAGTTCAGTAACCTGGGTGTAATTAGTCTCATCTGTGTTGTGAAACTTGTAACACCTTCCACTACACATTTGCAGAATGTGGGTATAAGACAGGTCAAAGAGAGTTATTTTACTCCCCTGTGTGGTCAGTACCATTGAGTACATGAAGGCGTCAGGACTGAAAGAGTGCAGGATTCtctcaaatctttttttcccctcagatgTAATGTTGCCATTCTCCAGCACCAGCAGGAATGCATGAGGACCTGGGGCAGACAGGGTAACACATCTCTCTATCTGATAGAATAAGGTCCTGTCAGGGAGCTCAGTGTCCAGTAAGTCTGGAGTGTTGATCAGAGCCACAGGCCTCCTATTCACCAGACCTTGAACTCTCTCACACTGATCTTTCACTGAAAGGGCCTCTTTCTGCAGGATGATGTTCCCCACTTTACTCTTCAGTTCTCCAGACTTCCCCAGCAGCACAACCCTCAGCTGAGACACTGCAAAGTGGGACAAAATGTTTACTATAAGATAAGGTCAAAGAattggacttttaaaaaaaaattattaactTTTTTGATCTTTGTATATGTTCCGCCAGTTCATAGaaataaatagtttattttttttcttcaggggTATTGACGTACTGTTGGGACGTGCAAAGTCAGGACTCTCTCTTCCCTGCAGGTACTCTTTGTTCACATCTCCTGGAAATAGCACAGTGAGTCATTACTTAATGCACAATGAGGCACAATAGAAAATGTGGAACCCATATACGGTATTGTGTACAACgccaaatataaaataatctcttcattaaaacaaacagcatcaGGATGCTATCATTTGCTTATCAGAATAATATTGTGTTTACACTTTtctaatatatactgtatgctacACTGGTCTTTGGTCAcataataaaaaacaagttattattgtattgtttaatatttttattaatattaatttatttctccaTTACTTTAAATCAATTAAGGTatttataacatctaaaaattctGCCGCACTTTTCTTTGTTGCCCTCAATTCCCAATTAATAGCAGGGTTTAATGAAGTCACCATAATAATAGTCCACTCCTGATAAGCCTGTTTTTGGGTttcccaaaaaaatgaattcacatgGGTTGAAGCTTGAGGTCGTAATACACCCCTAGTGTAAAGGGCTTTTTTATGGgttttttgtacctttttaaCCTTGTTTTTTAGTGTTCCAAGATCCTGATAGCACTTTTGGAGTCACTTTGAATAAAAAGGTCtgctaaaaaaatgaaaataattaatgttcCCCCATA encodes:
- the LOC135246579 gene encoding cingulin-like protein 1, giving the protein MSQLRVVLLGKSGELKSKVGNIILQKEALSVKDQCERVQGLVNRRPVALINTPDLLDTELPDRTLFYQIERCVTLSAPGPHAFLLVLENGNITSEGKKRFERILHSFSPDAFMYSMVLTTQGSKITLFDLSYTHILQMCSGRCYKFHNTDETNYTQVTELMEKIEQMVGENGGGFLSCEMFKEPESVMVRELEARHKTELEEKDRKIRELEERIKGTSQGAGGKDQSSDCVRIVLVGKTGNGKSATGNTILQREEFQSHISMKSVTTCCKKGEGEVAGRRVAVVDTPGLFDASFSDEKIQQEIAKCISLLAPGPHVFLLVLQIGRITEEEKYTLQLIKSTFGKAAEMFTIVIFTRGDDLRNESIESFIQQGDPVIHNLIQDCGNRFHVFNNNDMSNCTQVSELLDKIDVMVQRNGGGCYTNEMFQEAESTIRKECERILSEKEEEMQREKEMLEAKHEAEMEEMRRKMEEQRHKADEEIMLREKKLKDKEEHLRMELEEWKKKEKEKKERRDREDIKRKAEQESEWKGKIGEIEEMKRRLEEELKEKGRVERERKQREELMEKQKREKREFEARQAEEKKKREGEEQERKNNEARQRLEWEQRIKEAENEKKEVQEDMKKRAKEWEQEREKEQKSKEEDEQYRRQKEEQERREYALKERKMREEFEKAMEQERQKGENERRSKEQLERELEEKQRQLKEQQEQLDKERKEEAERRSKEDVERKEEERKRLELLQKELEKERGELQKSKIDEEARKTKEAKTLKVMEERYHRIIFENNRKHEEAARKKAEEFNNFKEEQGRKLTQLQEELQHKTERYANELQEKDAKIHRLESKKCLIM